From a single Streptomyces misionensis genomic region:
- a CDS encoding 5'-3' exonuclease — protein sequence MTGRLMLLDTASLYFRAYFGVPDSVKAPDGTPVNAVRGLLDFIDRLIRDHRPEHLVACMDADWRPKWRVELIPTYKAHRVAEEHTGAPDAEEVPDTLAPQVPVIESVLDAIGIARVGVPDYEADDVIGTFTGRAAGPVDIVTGDRDLYQLVDDARGVRVLYPIKGVGTLQITDESVLREKYGVDGRGYADLALLRGDPSDGLPGVAGIGEKTAAKLLAEFGDLAGIMAAVDDPRARLTPSQRRRLTEARPYVAVAPKVVRVAGDVPLPEVDTALPRAPRDPAGLEELAARWGLGGSLQRLLDTLGG from the coding sequence GCGCCTACTTCGGCGTCCCCGACTCCGTGAAGGCGCCGGACGGCACCCCGGTGAACGCGGTGCGCGGACTGCTGGACTTCATCGACCGACTGATCCGGGACCACCGGCCGGAACACCTGGTGGCCTGCATGGACGCCGACTGGCGGCCGAAGTGGCGGGTCGAGCTGATCCCCACCTACAAGGCGCACCGGGTCGCCGAGGAGCACACCGGCGCGCCGGACGCGGAGGAGGTCCCGGACACCCTCGCCCCGCAGGTGCCCGTCATCGAGTCCGTGCTGGACGCCATCGGCATCGCCCGGGTCGGCGTCCCGGACTACGAGGCGGACGACGTGATCGGCACGTTCACCGGGCGCGCCGCCGGCCCGGTCGACATCGTCACCGGCGACCGCGACCTCTACCAGCTGGTGGACGACGCCCGCGGGGTGCGCGTGCTGTACCCGATCAAGGGCGTGGGCACCCTCCAGATCACCGACGAATCGGTGCTGCGCGAGAAGTACGGGGTGGACGGACGGGGGTACGCGGATCTGGCGCTGCTGCGCGGCGACCCGAGCGACGGCCTGCCGGGCGTGGCCGGGATCGGCGAGAAGACGGCCGCCAAGCTGCTCGCCGAGTTCGGCGACCTGGCCGGGATCATGGCCGCGGTGGACGACCCCAGGGCCCGGCTCACACCGTCGCAGCGGCGGCGGCTCACCGAGGCCCGGCCGTACGTCGCGGTGGCGCCGAAGGTGGTGCGGGTGGCCGGTGACGTGCCGCTGCCCGAGGTCGACACCGCGCTGCCGCGCGCCCCGCGCGATCCGGCGGGCCTGGAGGAGCTGGCGGCCCGGTGGGGTCTGGGCGGCTCGCTGCAACGGCTGCTGGACACGCTGGGCGGGTGA
- a CDS encoding siderophore-interacting protein, whose translation MAERPERKPRKVHTARVVRTERLTPHMQRVVLGGEGLAGFAADTCTDHYVKLLFGPAGVVYPEPFDLERIRAEFPREQWPVTRTYTVRGWDAGHRELTLDFVIHGDEGLAGPWALRARPGDTLRFMGPGGAYAPDTDADWHLLAGDESALPAIARALEALPPGTLAHAFVEVSGPEEEQKIDSPAGIVWLHRGDRPVGAALLEAVRELEFPEGRVHAFVHGEAGFVKELRRMLRVERQIPRQDLSISGYWRLGHNEDGWQASKREWNARIEAEQEDGGAAAA comes from the coding sequence ATGGCAGAGCGTCCGGAACGAAAGCCGCGCAAGGTCCACACCGCCCGGGTGGTACGCACCGAGCGGCTCACCCCGCACATGCAGCGCGTGGTGCTGGGCGGCGAGGGTCTTGCCGGGTTCGCGGCGGACACCTGCACCGACCACTATGTGAAGCTGCTGTTCGGCCCGGCCGGGGTGGTCTACCCGGAGCCCTTCGACCTGGAGCGGATCCGCGCCGAGTTCCCGCGCGAGCAGTGGCCGGTGACCCGGACCTACACCGTGCGCGGCTGGGACGCGGGACACCGCGAGCTGACCCTGGACTTCGTGATCCACGGCGACGAGGGCCTGGCCGGCCCCTGGGCGCTGCGGGCACGCCCCGGCGACACCCTGCGCTTCATGGGCCCCGGCGGCGCCTACGCGCCCGACACGGACGCCGACTGGCATCTGCTCGCCGGTGACGAGAGCGCGCTGCCCGCGATCGCCCGTGCGCTGGAGGCCCTGCCGCCCGGGACCCTGGCACACGCCTTCGTGGAGGTGTCCGGGCCCGAGGAGGAGCAGAAGATAGACTCCCCGGCCGGGATCGTCTGGCTGCACCGCGGGGACCGCCCGGTCGGCGCGGCCCTGCTGGAGGCCGTGCGGGAACTGGAGTTCCCCGAGGGCCGGGTGCACGCGTTCGTGCACGGCGAGGCCGGCTTCGTGAAGGAGCTGCGCCGGATGCTGCGGGTGGAGCGGCAGATCCCGCGCCAGGACCTGTCGATCTCCGGCTACTGGCGGCTCGGCCACAACGAGGACGGCTGGCAGGCCTCCAAGCGCGAGTGGAACGCCCGGATCGAGGCCGAGCAGGAGGACGGCGGCGCGGCGGCGGCCTGA
- a CDS encoding helix-turn-helix domain-containing protein, with amino-acid sequence MSEEPFGVVLRGQRQQRRLTIEELAEASGVSVRAIGDMERGRSRVPQRRTAMALAEGLGVGEAEREALLAAARAARTARATRPEAGMGTAVPPRSVGDFTGRDGELARLRDAAARAGTGEGTSVSVISGPPGCGKTTLALKAAADLAQEFPGGCFVVDLHGVEGPMDTGEALLKLLKALGVSDRRLTQEDAAGRAGLLRALLGERRCLVVLDNARDEGQVRPLLPAGGRSLVLVTSRRPLSGLENVDRLALSEMARAEAVELLRRILGERRADAEIDAVGRVAELCGQLPLALRVAGNWLTVRSAWSVAHLVRRLADEERRLGALAAGDVRVEAAFELSYRQLTGEAARMLRLLSLVPAADMTAAYGAALTATGVFEAEDVMEELVEAGLLQATFTGRYQLHDLLRLFARTRPAGPEGPGEREAAEDRLRTWLLETAVVAGRWYKPGYGAPPSSWQGLVPLESAEQARGWLQDEAPAWLAALHGAARRGEHGRVVETAGAMEWFCDLWLFWGHWPEVFRLSSEAAAALDDPYLRAFHLNCHAWALNTCEHRHREALERAGEALDCARRAEDVTQQASALAHAANAHRKLGEAEEAAEKSLAAIHLADGAGDPEVWLNAVASHAVSLRSAGRAEEALHQDRRVIAFLDAPDCPVSEFIADVIRANTIYAIGLDYAALGRWREAAGHYRDAVAEAHRIGLTNGAGYALVSLGQALIELGEAEEARSRLLEALALGDEADGKELMTARTLLDALPAE; translated from the coding sequence GTGTCCGAAGAGCCGTTCGGAGTCGTCTTGCGCGGTCAGCGGCAGCAACGCCGTCTGACCATAGAGGAGTTGGCCGAGGCGTCGGGGGTGAGCGTCCGGGCGATCGGTGACATGGAGCGGGGGCGCAGCCGGGTCCCGCAGCGGCGCACCGCGATGGCGCTGGCGGAGGGGCTGGGGGTCGGCGAAGCGGAGCGGGAGGCGCTGCTGGCGGCGGCGCGGGCGGCACGGACGGCGCGTGCGACCCGCCCGGAGGCGGGGATGGGGACGGCCGTACCGCCGCGGTCGGTGGGGGACTTCACCGGACGCGACGGCGAGCTGGCGCGGCTGCGGGACGCCGCGGCGCGGGCGGGCACCGGCGAGGGCACGTCGGTGTCGGTCATTTCGGGTCCGCCGGGGTGCGGGAAGACGACGCTGGCCCTCAAAGCGGCAGCGGACCTGGCCCAGGAGTTCCCCGGCGGCTGTTTCGTGGTGGACCTGCACGGCGTGGAGGGCCCCATGGACACGGGCGAGGCGCTGCTGAAGCTGCTGAAGGCACTGGGGGTGTCGGACCGCAGGCTGACACAGGAGGACGCGGCCGGGCGCGCGGGGCTGCTGCGCGCCCTGCTGGGCGAGCGCCGGTGTCTGGTGGTGCTGGACAACGCCCGGGACGAGGGGCAGGTGCGCCCGCTGCTGCCCGCCGGCGGGCGGAGCCTGGTGCTGGTCACCAGCCGGCGGCCGCTGAGCGGTCTGGAGAACGTCGACCGGCTGGCGCTGTCCGAGATGGCGCGGGCCGAGGCGGTCGAGCTGCTGCGGCGGATCCTGGGCGAGCGGCGGGCGGACGCGGAGATCGACGCCGTGGGGCGGGTGGCGGAGCTGTGCGGGCAGCTGCCGCTGGCGCTGCGGGTGGCCGGGAACTGGCTGACGGTGCGGTCGGCGTGGAGCGTGGCCCACCTGGTCCGGCGGCTGGCCGACGAGGAACGCCGTCTGGGCGCGCTCGCGGCCGGGGACGTGCGGGTGGAGGCGGCGTTCGAGCTGTCGTACCGGCAGCTGACCGGGGAGGCCGCCCGGATGCTGCGGCTGCTGAGCCTGGTCCCGGCGGCGGACATGACCGCGGCCTACGGCGCCGCCCTGACCGCCACCGGCGTCTTCGAGGCCGAGGACGTCATGGAGGAACTGGTCGAGGCCGGGCTGCTCCAGGCCACCTTCACCGGCCGCTACCAACTGCACGACCTGCTGCGGCTGTTCGCCCGTACCCGGCCGGCGGGCCCGGAGGGGCCCGGTGAGCGCGAAGCGGCCGAGGACCGGCTGCGCACCTGGCTGCTGGAGACGGCCGTGGTGGCCGGCCGCTGGTACAAACCCGGGTACGGGGCGCCGCCGTCCTCCTGGCAGGGCCTGGTCCCGCTGGAGAGTGCCGAGCAGGCGCGCGGCTGGCTCCAGGACGAGGCACCGGCCTGGCTCGCCGCGCTGCACGGTGCCGCCCGCCGGGGCGAGCACGGCCGGGTCGTGGAGACCGCGGGCGCCATGGAGTGGTTCTGCGACCTGTGGCTCTTCTGGGGGCACTGGCCCGAGGTGTTCCGTCTGTCGAGCGAGGCCGCCGCCGCGCTCGACGACCCGTACCTGCGGGCCTTCCACCTCAACTGCCACGCCTGGGCCCTGAACACCTGCGAGCACCGCCACCGCGAGGCCCTCGAACGGGCCGGCGAGGCGCTGGACTGCGCCCGCCGCGCCGAGGACGTCACCCAGCAGGCCTCGGCACTGGCGCACGCGGCGAACGCGCACCGCAAGCTCGGTGAGGCCGAGGAGGCCGCCGAGAAGTCCCTCGCCGCCATCCACCTGGCGGACGGGGCCGGCGATCCCGAGGTCTGGCTGAACGCCGTGGCGAGCCACGCGGTCTCCCTGCGTTCCGCCGGCCGTGCCGAGGAAGCCCTGCACCAGGACCGGCGCGTCATCGCCTTCCTCGACGCGCCCGACTGCCCGGTGAGCGAGTTCATCGCCGACGTCATCCGCGCCAACACGATCTACGCGATCGGTCTCGACTACGCGGCGCTGGGCCGGTGGCGGGAGGCCGCCGGCCACTACCGCGATGCCGTGGCCGAGGCCCACCGCATCGGTCTGACCAACGGAGCGGGGTACGCGCTGGTGTCCCTGGGGCAGGCCCTGATCGAGCTGGGGGAGGCGGAGGAGGCCCGCTCCCGCCTGCTGGAGGCCCTCGCCCTCGGCGACGAGGCCGACGGCAAGGAGCTGATGACGGCGCGGACACTCCTGGACGCGCTCCCCGCCGAGTGA
- a CDS encoding GNAT family N-acetyltransferase, with protein MPFLTSPVLPAGALARAPQPAIAGDGLVLRPWRAEDAPAVYAAFQDPLMHRFHGKSCESEAEAAGWITEWQQLWEGEDQAQWAVAEADGDALLGRVALRQIELGDGTAEIAYWTVARARGRGVAARAATALTHWAFEEIGFHRLELMHSTANEASCRVARKAGYAPEGTRRSAFLHPDGWHDMHLHARVRGD; from the coding sequence ATGCCCTTTCTCACCAGCCCAGTGCTGCCCGCCGGCGCTCTCGCCCGTGCCCCCCAGCCCGCCATCGCCGGCGACGGCCTCGTCCTGCGCCCCTGGCGGGCCGAGGACGCGCCCGCCGTGTACGCGGCGTTCCAGGATCCGCTGATGCACCGCTTCCACGGCAAGTCCTGTGAGTCCGAGGCGGAGGCGGCCGGCTGGATCACCGAGTGGCAGCAGCTGTGGGAGGGGGAGGACCAGGCGCAGTGGGCGGTAGCGGAGGCGGACGGCGACGCGCTGCTGGGCAGGGTCGCGCTGCGGCAGATCGAACTGGGCGACGGGACGGCCGAGATCGCCTACTGGACGGTGGCGCGGGCCCGTGGCCGGGGCGTGGCCGCGCGGGCGGCCACGGCCCTGACCCACTGGGCGTTCGAGGAGATCGGCTTCCACCGGCTGGAGCTGATGCACTCCACCGCCAACGAGGCCTCCTGCCGCGTCGCCCGCAAGGCCGGTTACGCCCCCGAGGGCACCCGGCGCAGTGCCTTCCTCCACCCCGACGGCTGGCACGACATGCATCTGCACGCACGGGTGCGGGGGGACTGA
- a CDS encoding RluA family pseudouridine synthase, translating into MRRRTPPPPAPLPQREGVDPVRVRLPADGAWPTVREHLVERLTGAAPGMVEAMFHAGRIIGADGRAVPPDAPYRPGMFVWFHRDLPAETPVPFPVTVVYRDAHIVVADKPHFLATTPRGGHVAQTALARLRHELGVPTLTAAHRLDRLTAGLVLFTVRPEERGAYQTLFRDRRVRKEYEAVAPYDASLALPRTVRSRIVKKRGALAAREVEGEPNAETRVELLERREGLGRYRLLPRTGQTHQLRVHLNALGVPILGDPLYPVVADPVPAGDFRRPLQLLARALEFTDPVTGVEHAFTSGRALAAWSGTGWA; encoded by the coding sequence GTGAGACGCCGTACGCCGCCCCCGCCCGCCCCGCTCCCCCAGCGCGAGGGCGTCGACCCCGTGCGGGTGCGGCTGCCCGCGGACGGGGCGTGGCCCACCGTGCGGGAGCACCTGGTGGAGCGGCTCACGGGCGCGGCGCCCGGCATGGTGGAGGCGATGTTCCACGCCGGGCGGATCATCGGCGCCGACGGGCGGGCGGTGCCGCCGGACGCGCCGTACCGGCCGGGGATGTTCGTGTGGTTCCACCGCGACCTGCCCGCCGAGACCCCGGTGCCGTTCCCGGTGACCGTGGTGTACCGGGACGCGCACATCGTCGTCGCCGACAAACCGCACTTCCTGGCCACCACCCCGCGCGGCGGCCATGTCGCCCAGACGGCCCTGGCCCGGCTCCGCCACGAACTGGGCGTCCCGACGCTGACGGCCGCGCACCGGCTGGACCGGCTCACCGCCGGTCTGGTGCTGTTCACGGTGCGGCCCGAGGAACGCGGCGCGTACCAGACGCTGTTCCGGGACCGGCGGGTGCGCAAGGAGTACGAGGCCGTCGCCCCGTACGACGCCTCGCTCGCGCTGCCCCGGACGGTGCGCAGCCGGATCGTGAAGAAGCGCGGGGCACTGGCCGCCCGGGAGGTCGAGGGCGAGCCCAACGCCGAGACCCGGGTGGAGCTGCTGGAGCGGCGGGAGGGGCTCGGCCGCTACCGCCTCCTGCCGCGCACCGGCCAGACGCATCAGCTGCGGGTGCATCTGAACGCGCTCGGGGTGCCCATCCTCGGCGACCCGCTCTACCCGGTGGTGGCCGACCCGGTGCCGGCCGGCGACTTCCGGCGCCCGCTGCAACTGCTCGCGCGCGCACTGGAGTTCACCGATCCGGTCACCGGCGTGGAGCACGCCTTCACCAGCGGGCGCGCCCTGGCGGCCTGGTCCGGCACCGGCTGGGCGTGA
- a CDS encoding cytochrome P450 — MTSEPQLPTGTPDTLPGPPPGCPAHGPGPGGAHRLYGPGAEDLDDLYERLREQYGPVAPVLLHDDVPMWVVLGHAENLQVVRSPSQYTRDSRIWAPLLDGRVKPDHPLMPHIAWQPICSHVEGDEHLRLRDAVTSAMGTIDHRSVRRHIGGHTQRLVNGFCERGRADLVAQFADHLPMAVLCEILGMPEEYNDRMVHAARDALKGTETANQSHAYVMDALNRLTMRRRARPEDDFTSHLVTHGAGLSDDEVREHLRLVLFASYEATANLLANALRMVLTEPGFRARLSGGQMTVPEAIEQSLWDEPPFSTVFGYYAKQDTELGGQRISKGDGLLFAPAPGNIDPRVRPDLSASMQGNRSHLAFGGGPHECPGQDIGRAIADVGVDALLTRLPDVQLDCAEDDLRWRSSIASRHLVALPVRFESKPQADADLPPRAYTPGLPADLMPPAPRPRPAAALPAAVPPARPVTPAPVPPPKGPWQRLLRWWRGE, encoded by the coding sequence GTGACGTCTGAACCCCAGTTGCCGACCGGCACGCCCGACACCCTTCCCGGCCCGCCCCCCGGCTGCCCCGCGCACGGCCCCGGCCCCGGCGGAGCGCACCGGCTCTACGGCCCTGGCGCCGAGGACCTGGACGACCTCTACGAGCGGCTGCGCGAGCAGTACGGCCCGGTCGCCCCCGTGCTGCTCCACGACGACGTGCCGATGTGGGTGGTGCTCGGACACGCCGAGAACCTCCAGGTGGTGCGCAGCCCCTCGCAGTACACCCGCGACAGCCGGATCTGGGCACCGCTGCTGGACGGCCGGGTCAAACCCGACCACCCGCTGATGCCGCACATCGCCTGGCAGCCCATCTGCTCCCACGTCGAGGGCGACGAGCACCTGCGGCTGCGCGACGCGGTCACCTCCGCCATGGGCACCATCGACCACCGCAGCGTCCGCCGGCACATCGGCGGCCACACCCAGCGCCTGGTCAACGGCTTCTGCGAGCGGGGCCGGGCCGATCTGGTCGCCCAGTTCGCCGACCACCTGCCGATGGCGGTGCTGTGCGAGATCCTCGGCATGCCCGAGGAGTACAACGACCGGATGGTGCATGCCGCGCGGGACGCCCTGAAGGGCACCGAGACCGCCAACCAGAGCCACGCCTACGTCATGGACGCGCTGAACCGGCTCACCATGCGCCGCCGCGCCCGGCCCGAGGACGACTTCACCAGCCACCTCGTCACCCACGGGGCCGGGCTCAGCGACGACGAGGTCCGCGAACACCTGCGGCTCGTCCTGTTCGCGTCCTACGAGGCCACCGCCAACCTGCTCGCCAACGCGCTGCGCATGGTCCTGACCGAGCCCGGGTTCCGCGCCCGGCTGAGCGGCGGGCAGATGACCGTGCCGGAGGCGATCGAGCAGTCGCTGTGGGACGAGCCGCCGTTCAGCACCGTCTTCGGCTACTACGCCAAGCAGGACACCGAGCTGGGCGGGCAGCGGATCAGCAAGGGCGACGGACTGCTGTTCGCGCCCGCGCCGGGCAACATCGACCCGCGGGTGCGGCCCGACCTGTCCGCGAGCATGCAGGGCAACCGCTCGCACCTCGCCTTCGGCGGCGGCCCGCACGAGTGCCCGGGGCAGGACATCGGGCGGGCCATCGCCGACGTCGGCGTCGACGCCCTGCTCACCCGGCTGCCCGACGTCCAACTGGACTGTGCGGAGGACGACTTGCGCTGGCGGTCCTCCATCGCCTCCCGGCACCTGGTGGCGCTGCCGGTGCGCTTCGAGTCCAAGCCGCAAGCGGACGCCGACCTGCCGCCCCGGGCCTACACCCCCGGTCTGCCCGCCGATCTCATGCCGCCCGCCCCGCGGCCCCGGCCGGCCGCGGCGCTGCCCGCCGCCGTGCCGCCCGCCCGGCCGGTGACCCCGGCCCCCGTGCCGCCGCCGAAGGGGCCCTGGCAGCGGCTGCTGCGCTGGTGGCGCGGCGAGTGA
- a CDS encoding GTP-binding protein: MDFKSSDTIPGPRTEDQLPHTTQTAVKIVIVGGFGVGKTTMVGSVSEIRPLTTEETMTQAGIGIDDDYGSETKTATTVAMDFGRIGITGKLVLYLFGTPGQERFWFLWNGLFEGALGAVVLVDTRRLEVSFDVMGRLEERGVPFVVAINSFPDAPRYPIEELRAALDLTPEIPIVECDVRRRASSKDVLLTLMRFLHSLALSGALV; this comes from the coding sequence ATGGACTTCAAAAGCTCTGACACGATCCCCGGCCCGCGCACCGAGGACCAGCTGCCGCACACCACCCAGACCGCGGTGAAGATCGTCATCGTGGGCGGCTTCGGCGTCGGCAAGACCACCATGGTCGGCTCCGTCAGCGAGATCAGACCGCTGACCACCGAGGAGACCATGACGCAGGCCGGCATCGGGATCGACGACGACTACGGCTCCGAGACCAAGACGGCCACCACCGTCGCCATGGACTTCGGCCGGATCGGCATCACCGGCAAACTCGTGCTCTACCTGTTCGGCACCCCCGGCCAGGAGCGCTTCTGGTTCCTGTGGAACGGCCTGTTCGAGGGCGCGCTCGGCGCGGTCGTACTCGTCGACACCCGGCGCCTGGAGGTCAGCTTCGACGTCATGGGGCGGCTGGAGGAACGCGGCGTGCCCTTCGTCGTCGCCATCAACTCCTTCCCGGACGCCCCCCGTTACCCCATCGAGGAGCTGCGCGCCGCGCTCGACCTCACCCCCGAGATCCCGATCGTCGAGTGCGATGTGCGCCGCCGGGCCTCCAGCAAGGACGTGCTGCTCACCCTGATGCGCTTCCTGCACTCGCTCGCCCTCTCCGGCGCCCTCGTCTGA
- a CDS encoding DUF742 domain-containing protein yields the protein MTPPRRTRRRPGPPPPPAPLSAPPSGIPDGPLPHGTPGGQPPPGNPERLYAVTGTADGGRAELDLVTLIVARGTPPPGASPEHTAVLELCAAPLSLAELSAYLSLPFSAMTVLVTEMITAELVQARAPVVRRAAPDRSLLEAVMHGLQKL from the coding sequence ATGACCCCTCCACGACGCACCCGGCGCCGGCCGGGCCCGCCGCCCCCACCCGCCCCGTTATCCGCGCCGCCGTCCGGGATCCCGGACGGCCCGCTCCCGCACGGCACCCCCGGCGGCCAGCCCCCGCCCGGGAACCCCGAGCGGCTCTACGCCGTCACCGGGACCGCGGACGGCGGCCGCGCCGAACTCGACCTGGTGACCCTGATCGTCGCCCGCGGCACACCCCCGCCCGGCGCGTCCCCCGAGCACACGGCGGTGCTCGAACTGTGCGCGGCCCCGCTGTCGCTGGCCGAGCTGTCCGCCTATCTCTCCCTGCCGTTCAGCGCGATGACGGTACTGGTCACGGAGATGATCACGGCCGAACTGGTGCAGGCGCGCGCCCCGGTCGTCCGCCGGGCGGCCCCCGATCGTTCCCTCCTCGAAGCGGTGATGCATGGACTTCAAAAGCTCTGA
- a CDS encoding roadblock/LC7 domain-containing protein, which translates to MIQQRGNFDWMLKQLNDGVPGIQMIVVLSSDGLRIARYGGEPDAADRVAAACAGLQSLAGAIIQEIPGAGDMKVVVVEIEGGYFYLMNAGANAYLAVLADVTCEPGRMSGMMRDLVVRIGAHLTSPPRRDGQTV; encoded by the coding sequence GTGATCCAGCAGCGAGGCAACTTCGACTGGATGCTCAAGCAGCTCAACGACGGAGTACCCGGCATCCAGATGATCGTGGTGCTCTCCTCCGACGGCCTGCGCATCGCCCGCTACGGCGGCGAACCCGACGCCGCCGACCGGGTCGCCGCCGCCTGCGCGGGCCTGCAGAGCCTGGCCGGCGCCATCATCCAGGAGATCCCCGGCGCCGGCGACATGAAGGTCGTCGTCGTGGAGATCGAGGGCGGCTACTTCTACCTGATGAACGCCGGCGCCAACGCCTACCTCGCCGTGCTCGCCGACGTCACCTGCGAACCGGGCCGGATGAGCGGCATGATGCGCGACCTCGTCGTCCGGATCGGCGCCCACCTCACCAGTCCGCCCCGGCGGGACGGGCAGACCGTATGA
- a CDS encoding ATP-binding protein, producing the protein MVSVQKPPGRRERPYARVLLPPAIAMAAAGAGAVALVPGEARAAVGLCAALALLLVLVTGAEAARRGRLLRAEQAAHARDTAHLEERLADHDVLIHRFATDVLPWAFARLSRGEMLRDVLANVYDADPELRVLPDAYREMVRVALRGADHEITMRIATERSFVSIARRVQAIVHQQAVELREMEEDHGRNPEVFDDLLRLDHGSSLIGRLADTIGVLGGGRPGRQWPLPVSLYSTLRGAMSRILDYHRIHLASICNINIKGTAVEPVIHAAAELFDNATRYSPPTTKVHVTAVEVQTGIVIEIEDAGVSLNEESRIRIEKMIEDAKNGDDAHNLGDNPRLGLAVVGRLCKQFDMEVSLRTSAYGGLRAILIVPRVMTTTEPGVGVAHGIGATGIPMPELGAVEGPRRRPKKRRPTSPKIPAGISMEDDVPEVTEWTAGGLPQRRSRVKVPLSRRWAEEAAIERAEREGRPTVWSQTRQEPDPEPEPDPERKKLIERPPGMWIDDFFDGLRKGMPEGATAPELTDFTLHPTKYLHLIDDAAAPTEADDEGTTR; encoded by the coding sequence ATGGTGAGTGTTCAGAAGCCGCCCGGTCGCCGTGAACGTCCGTACGCCCGGGTCCTGTTGCCGCCGGCCATAGCGATGGCCGCGGCAGGCGCGGGCGCCGTCGCCCTGGTGCCCGGCGAGGCCCGGGCCGCCGTCGGCCTGTGCGCCGCCCTGGCGCTGCTGCTGGTGCTCGTCACCGGGGCCGAGGCCGCCCGGCGCGGCCGCCTGCTGCGCGCGGAACAGGCCGCGCACGCCCGCGACACCGCGCACCTGGAGGAGCGGCTCGCCGACCACGACGTCCTGATCCACCGCTTCGCCACCGACGTCCTGCCCTGGGCGTTCGCCCGGCTGTCCCGCGGTGAGATGCTCCGCGACGTGCTCGCGAACGTCTACGACGCCGACCCCGAGCTGCGCGTCCTGCCCGACGCCTACCGGGAGATGGTGCGCGTCGCGCTGCGCGGCGCCGACCACGAGATCACCATGCGGATCGCCACCGAGCGCTCCTTCGTCAGCATCGCCCGCCGCGTGCAGGCCATCGTGCACCAACAGGCCGTGGAACTGCGGGAGATGGAGGAGGACCACGGCCGCAACCCCGAGGTCTTCGACGACCTGCTGCGCCTGGACCACGGCAGCTCGCTGATCGGCCGGCTCGCCGACACCATCGGCGTCCTCGGCGGCGGCCGCCCCGGCCGCCAGTGGCCGCTGCCGGTCTCCCTCTACAGCACCCTGCGCGGCGCCATGTCCAGGATCCTGGACTACCACCGCATCCACCTGGCGTCCATCTGCAACATCAACATCAAGGGCACCGCCGTCGAACCGGTCATCCACGCCGCCGCCGAGCTCTTCGACAACGCCACCCGCTACTCGCCGCCCACCACCAAGGTGCACGTCACCGCCGTCGAGGTGCAGACCGGCATCGTCATCGAGATCGAGGACGCCGGGGTCAGCCTCAACGAGGAGTCCCGGATCCGCATCGAGAAGATGATCGAGGACGCCAAGAACGGCGACGACGCGCACAACCTCGGCGACAACCCGCGCCTCGGCCTCGCCGTCGTCGGCCGGCTCTGCAAGCAGTTCGACATGGAGGTCTCGCTGCGCACCTCCGCCTACGGCGGTCTGCGCGCGATCCTCATCGTGCCGCGCGTGATGACCACCACCGAGCCCGGTGTCGGCGTCGCCCACGGCATCGGCGCGACCGGCATCCCGATGCCCGAACTCGGCGCCGTCGAGGGCCCCCGGCGCCGCCCCAAGAAGCGCCGCCCCACCAGCCCCAAGATCCCCGCCGGGATCTCCATGGAGGACGACGTCCCCGAGGTCACCGAGTGGACCGCGGGCGGTCTGCCGCAGCGCCGCAGCCGGGTGAAGGTCCCGCTGAGCCGGCGCTGGGCCGAGGAGGCGGCCATCGAGCGGGCCGAGCGCGAGGGCCGCCCCACCGTCTGGTCGCAGACCAGGCAGGAGCCCGACCCCGAGCCCGAGCCGGACCCCGAGCGCAAGAAGCTGATCGAACGCCCGCCGGGCATGTGGATCGACGACTTCTTCGACGGACTGCGCAAGGGCATGCCCGAGGGCGCCACCGCGCCGGAGCTGACCGACTTCACGCTCCACCCGACCAAGTACCTGCACCTGATCGATGACGCGGCCGCCCCCACCGAGGCCGACGACGAGGGGACCACCCGGTGA